The following are encoded together in the Prionailurus viverrinus isolate Anna chromosome B3, UM_Priviv_1.0, whole genome shotgun sequence genome:
- the SUPT16H gene encoding FACT complex subunit SPT16 produces MAVTLDKDAYYRRVKRLYSNWRKGEDEYANVDAIVVSVGVDEEIVYAKSTALQTWLFGYELTDTIMVFCDDKIIFMASKKKVEFLKQIANTKGNENANGAPAITLLIREKNESNKSSFDKMIEAIKESKNGKKIGVFSKDKFPGEFMKNWNDCLNKEGFDKIDISAVVAYTIAVKEDGELNLMKKAASITSEVFNKFFKERVMEIVDADEKVRHSKLAESVEKAIEEKKYLAGADPSTVEMCYPPIIQSGGNYNLKFSVVSDKNHMHFGAITCAMGIRFKSYCSNLVRTLMVDPSQEVQENYNFLLQLQEELLKELRHGVKICDVYNAVMDVVKKQKPELLNKITKNLGFGMGIEFREGSLVINSKNQYKLKKGMVFSINLGFSDLTNKEGKKPEEKTYALFIGDTVLVDEDGPATVLTSVKKKVKNVGIFLKNEDEEEEEEEKDEAEDLLGRGSRAALLTERTRNEMTAEEKRRAHQKELAAQLNEEAKRRLTEQKGEQQIQKARKSNVSYKNPSLMPKEPHIREMKIYIDKKYETVIMPVFGIATPFHIATIKNISMSVEGDYTYLRINFYCPGSALGRNEGNIFPNPEATFVKEITYRASNMKAPGEQTVPALNLQNAFRIIKEVQKRYKTREAEEKEKEGIVKQDSLVINLNRSNPKLKDLYIRPNIAQKRMQGSLEAHVNGFRFTSVRGDKVDILYNNIKHALFQPCDGEMIIVLHFHLKNAIMFGKKRHTDVQFYTEVGEITTDLGKHQHMHDRDDLYAEQMEREMRHKLKTAFKNFIEKVEALTKEELEFEVPFRDLGFNGAPYRSTCLLQPTSSALVNATEWPPFVVTLDEVELIHFERVQFHLKNFDMVIVYKDYSKKVTMINAIPVASLDPIKEWLNSCDLKYTEGVQSLNWTKIMKTIVDDPEGFFEQGGWSFLEPEGEGSDAEEGDSESEIEDETFNPSEDDYEEEEEDSDEDYSSEAEESDYSKESLGSEEESGKDWDELEEEARKADRESRYEEEEEQSRSMSRKRKASVHSSGRGSNRGSRHSSAPPKKKRK; encoded by the exons ACGTGGCTCTTTGGTTATGAACTGACTGATACTATCATGGTCTTCTGTGATGACAAAATTATCTTTATGGCCAGCAAGAAGAAAGTGGAGTTTTTAAAACAGATTGCTAACACTAAGGGCAATGAGAATGCAAATGGAGCCCCTGCCATCACACTGCTGATACGGGAAAAG AATGAAAGCAATAAGAGCAGCTTTGACAAAATGATTGAAGCCATTAAAGAAAGCAAGAACGGCAAGAAGATTGGAGTGTTCAGCAAAGACAAGTTCCCTGGAGAGTTCATGAAGAACTGGAACGACTGCCTCAACAAAGAGGGCTTTGACAAA ATAGATATCAGTGCGGTTGTGGCTTATACCATTGCTGTAAAGGAGGATGGGGAGCTCAACCTAATGAAGAAAGCAGCTAGCATCACCTCTGAGGTCTTCAACAAATTCTTCAAAGAAAGAGTCATGGAAATAGTTGATGCAGATGAG AAAGTTCGACACAGCAAACTGGCTGAGTCTGTGGAAAAGGCcattgaagagaaaaaataccTTGCTGGGGCAGACCCTTCTACTGTGGAGATGTGTTACCCTCCTATCATTCAGAGTGGTGGCAACTATAATCTCAAGTTCAGTGTGGTGAG TGACAAGAATCACATGCATTTTGGGGCCATCACTTGTGCCATGGGTATTCGCTTCAAATCTTACTGCTCCAACCTTGTTCGCACTTTGATGGTTGACCCTTCTCAGGAAGTTCAAGAAAATTACAACTTTTTGCTCCAGCTTCAAGAGGAACTGCTAAAGGAATTAAGACATG GTGTGAAGATATGTGACGTGTATAATGCTGTCATGGATGTGGTTAAAAAGCAGAAGCCAGAGTTGCTGAACAAAATTACCAAAAATCTAGG gTTTGGAATGGGAATTGAATTCCGTGAAGGCTCTTTAGTAATTAATAGTAAAAATCAGTACAAACTAAAGAAAG GGATGGTTTTCAGCATCAATTTGGGATTCTCAGACCTTACTaacaaggaagggaagaaacCAGAAGAGAAAACCTATGCTCTGTTCATTGGTGACACAGTGCTTGTGGATGAG GATGGCCCAGCTACTGTCCTCACTTCCGtgaagaaaaaagtgaagaatGTGGGGATTTTTCTAAAG AatgaggatgaagaggaggaggaggaggagaaagatgagGCCGAGGACCTGTTGGGAAGAGGTTCTCGGGCAGCACTGCTTACTGAAAGAACACGA AACGAGATGACCGCAGAAGAGAAGCGGAGAGCGCATCAAAAGGAACTGGCAGCTCAACTCAATGAGGAAGCAAAGAGGCGACTGACTGAACAGAAAGGAGAGCAACAGATTCAAAA AGCTCGCAAATCTAACGTGTCCTATAAAAACCCATCTTTGATGCCTAAGGAACCACATATTCGGGAAATGAAGATCTATATCGACAAGAAGTACGAGACCGTGATAATGCCTGTGTTCGGTATCGCGACACCTTTTCACATTGCCACAATCAAG AATATAAGCATGTCCGTGGAAGGAGATTATACTTACTTGCGAATCAACTTCTATTGCCCAGGCAGTGCTCTTGGCAGGAATGAGGGCAACATCTTTCCTAACCCAGAAGCCACTTTTGTCAAGGAAAT CACATACCGAGCTTCAAATATGAAGGCACCTGGAGAACAGACTGTACCAGCCTTGAACCTCCAGAATGCTTTCCGAATTATAAAAGAAGTACAGAAGCGTTATAAGACCCgggaagcagaagagaaggagaaggag GGCATTGTGAAACAAGACTCCCTAGTGATCAATCTAAACCGGAGCAATCCCAAACTGAAAGATCTATACATTCGCCCAAACATTGCCCAGAAGAGGATGCAGGGTTCCCTGGAGGCCCACGTCAATG GTTTCCGTTTCACATCTGTTCGAGGAGACAAAGTGGATATTCTGTATAATAACATCAAGCATGCTTTGTTTCAGCCATGTGATGGAGAAATGATTATTGTCTTGCACTTTCACCTCAAG AATGCCATCATGTTCGGGAAGAAGCGGCACACGGATGTGCAATTCTACACAGAAGTGGGAGAGATCACCACGGACTTGGGGAAACATCAGCATATGCACGACCGAGATGACCTCTATGCTGAGCAG aTGGAACGAGAAATGAGGCATAAACTGAAAACAGCGTTTAAAAATTTCATTGAGAAAGTAGAGGCTCTGACTAAGGAGGAACTGGAATTCGAAGTGCCTTTTAGGGACTTGGG ATTTAATGGAGCTCCTTACAGGAGTACCTGCCTCCTTCAGCCTACTAGTAGTGCGCTTGTAAACGCTACAGAGTGG CCACCTTTTGTGGTGACCTTGGATGAAGTGGAGCTGATTCACTTCGAGCGGGTTCAGTTTCACCTGAAGAACTTTGATATGGTGATAGTCTACAAGGACTACAGCAAGAAAGTGACGATGATCAACGCCATTCCGGTAGCCTCCCTAGACCCCATCAAGGAATGGCTGAA TTCCTGTGACCTAAAGTACACAGAAGGAGTACAGTCCCTCAACTGGACTAAAATCATGAAGACCATTGTTGATGACCCTGAGGGCTTCTTCGAACAAGGTGGCTGGTCTTTCCTAGAACCTGAGGGTGAG GGGAGTGATGCTGAGGAAGGGGATTCAGAGTCTGAAATCGAAGATGAGACTTTCAATCCTTCAGAAGACGActatgaagaggaggaggaggatagtGATGAAGATTATTCATCAGAAGCTGAAGAATCAG ACTATTCCAAGGAATCATTGGGCAGTGAAGAAGAGAGTGGAAAGGATTGGGATGAACTGGAGGAAGAAGCCCGAAAAG CGGACCGTGAAAGTCGTTACgaggaagaagaagaacagaGTCGAAGTATGAGCCGGAAGAGGAAGGCATCTGTGCACAGCTCAGGCCGTGGCTCTAACCGTGGTTCCAGACACAGCTCTGCACCCCccaagaaaaagaggaagtaa